One region of Planktothrix sp. FACHB-1365 genomic DNA includes:
- a CDS encoding DUF29 domain-containing protein: MNSETVSQYEQDFYGWTQWQVKVLAEKQISELDWQNLQEEIQALGRQEYRELVSRLSVLLAHLLKWEYQPENRSRSWFLTIREQRRAVNRHFHRNPSLKSPIVDALEDGFEAGVDLALRDTNLPLRTFPTQCPYKFEEVIADSFICDTSQDWE, encoded by the coding sequence ATGAATTCTGAAACAGTTTCACAATATGAACAAGATTTTTATGGCTGGACACAGTGGCAAGTAAAAGTATTAGCAGAGAAACAAATATCAGAATTGGACTGGCAAAACTTACAGGAGGAAATACAAGCTTTGGGGAGACAGGAGTATCGAGAATTGGTCAGCCGTCTCAGTGTCTTGTTAGCTCATCTCCTCAAATGGGAATATCAACCCGAAAACCGTTCTCGCAGTTGGTTTCTGACCATCAGGGAACAACGCCGCGCAGTTAATCGCCATTTTCATCGTAATCCTAGCTTAAAGTCTCCCATTGTTGATGCTTTAGAAGATGGCTTTGAGGCAGGAGTTGATCTAGCACTCCGAGACACAAATTTGCCCTTGAGAACTTTTCCAACCCAATGTCCATACAAGTTTGAGGAAGTGATCGCAGATAGTTTTATTTGCGATACTAGCCAAGATTGGGAATAA
- a CDS encoding tetratricopeptide repeat protein yields MGNEVMSAGRLLKQANQLKRMGKLDEAIGLYHQVIEINPNFAWAYNNLGTALVQQGNLDEAVACYSESLKVNPNSAWLLYSLGEALTQQGDLETAVEYLQKAIEIKPNCDKLHNRLGQVLAQNALKSKTLEELYSQHTGKVSDKWSSYLFVYDQILKSYRNMNVRLLEIGVQNGGSLEIWSKYFSNAKLIVGCDINPNCARLTYKDSRIHVLVGDANSDEVKSNVIELSKSFDIIIDDGSHYSSDIIKSFARYFPLLEDGGIYIIEDLHTSYWKEYQGGLFYPFSSISFLKCLVDIINYEHWGIDTKQSDLLNEFYKKYDLCTDPIVFTSIHSITFFNSLCLILKCKPEYNLLGKRYVSGLVDAIYRISALLRSI; encoded by the coding sequence ATGGGTAATGAAGTTATGAGTGCAGGTCGGTTACTGAAGCAGGCGAATCAGTTGAAGCGGATGGGGAAGTTGGATGAAGCGATCGGTCTTTATCATCAGGTAATTGAAATTAACCCCAATTTTGCTTGGGCTTATAATAATTTGGGTACTGCTTTGGTTCAACAGGGGAATTTAGATGAAGCTGTTGCTTGTTATTCCGAAAGTTTAAAAGTTAATCCCAATTCAGCTTGGTTATTGTATAGTTTGGGTGAGGCTTTGACTCAACAGGGAGATTTAGAAACTGCTGTTGAATATTTACAAAAGGCTATTGAGATTAAACCAAACTGTGATAAATTACATAACAGATTGGGTCAAGTATTGGCTCAAAACGCTCTCAAAAGTAAGACGCTTGAAGAATTATATTCACAACATACCGGAAAAGTATCTGATAAATGGTCTTCATATTTATTTGTATATGATCAAATTCTAAAAAGTTACAGAAATATGAATGTCAGATTACTAGAAATAGGTGTTCAAAATGGTGGTTCTCTGGAAATATGGTCAAAATATTTTTCTAATGCCAAATTAATCGTAGGCTGCGACATCAACCCTAACTGTGCCAGGTTGACCTATAAAGATTCAAGGATTCATGTACTTGTAGGTGATGCAAACTCTGATGAAGTTAAAAGTAATGTGATTGAATTATCTAAAAGTTTTGATATAATTATTGATGATGGCTCTCATTATTCTTCAGATATTATAAAATCTTTTGCCAGATATTTTCCTCTTTTAGAAGATGGTGGAATATATATAATTGAAGATTTACATACATCATATTGGAAAGAATATCAAGGAGGGCTATTTTATCCTTTTTCCTCTATTAGTTTTTTAAAATGTCTTGTTGATATAATTAATTATGAACACTGGGGAATTGATACAAAACAATCAGATTTATTGAACGAATTTTACAAAAAATATGATCTTTGTACTGACCCCATTGTTTTTACAAGTATTCACTCAATTACATTCTTTAACTCCTTATGCTTAATTCTAAAATGCAAACCAGAATATAATCTTTTGGGAAAACGTTATGTGTCTGGATTAGTTGATGCAATTTACCGAATATCTGCGCTACTCAGATCTATTTAA
- a CDS encoding type II toxin-antitoxin system PemK/MazF family toxin: MPSCSKNDVILVRYPFSDLSNSKVRPAVVVNAPHPSQDILIVPLTSKTESLLDGEFLLSDWSAAGLNVPTVVKRGLYTVHESLIIQAIGKLSDEDAERLEQSLQAWLGLIE; this comes from the coding sequence ATGCCGAGTTGCTCAAAAAATGATGTCATTCTGGTTCGCTATCCGTTTTCAGATTTGTCTAATTCAAAGGTCAGACCAGCAGTTGTGGTCAATGCCCCACATCCATCTCAAGATATTTTGATTGTCCCTCTAACAAGCAAAACAGAATCCTTGCTTGATGGGGAGTTTTTGCTTTCTGATTGGTCGGCAGCAGGATTAAATGTACCTACAGTGGTGAAGCGGGGTTTATATACAGTTCATGAAAGCTTAATTATTCAGGCGATTGGCAAGCTATCTGATGAAGATGCAGAACGTTTAGAGCAGTCTTTGCAAGCTTGGTTAGGATTAATTGAATGA
- a CDS encoding type II toxin-antitoxin system PemK/MazF family toxin, with protein sequence MPNYSKNEIILVRYPFSDLSSSKVRPAVVVSTPHPSQDILIVPLTSRTASLLDGEFLLSDWSAAGLNVATVVKRGLYTAHESLIIKSIGKLSDADGERLEQSLRAWLGLI encoded by the coding sequence ATGCCGAATTACTCAAAAAATGAGATCATTTTAGTTCGCTATCCGTTTTCAGACTTGTCAAGTTCAAAGGTCAGACCTGCGGTTGTGGTGAGTACGCCACACCCCTCTCAAGATATTTTGATCGTACCCCTAACGAGCAGAACTGCATCTTTACTGGATGGGGAGTTTTTGCTTTCTGATTGGTCTGCGGCTGGGCTCAATGTAGCTACAGTGGTAAAGCGGGGTTTATATACAGCCCATGAGAGTTTGATTATTAAGTCTATCGGTAAGCTATCTGATGCAGATGGAGAGAGGCTAGAGCAGTCCTTGCGAGCTTGGTTAGGATTAATTTAA